A DNA window from Hordeum vulgare subsp. vulgare chromosome 1H, MorexV3_pseudomolecules_assembly, whole genome shotgun sequence contains the following coding sequences:
- the LOC123452774 gene encoding DEAD-box ATP-dependent RNA helicase 56-like isoform X2, with the protein MAESRTGENDVYEDELLDYEEDDDKVVLEASAAKPAADAKKGYVGIHSSGFRDFLLKPELLRAIQDCGFEHPSEVQHECIPQAILGMDVICQAKSGMGKTAVFVLSSLQQIDPTAGQVAALVLCHTRELAYQICSEFERFSRFLPELKVAVFYGGVHIKKHKDLLKNDCPHIVVGTPGRILALARDKDLSLKNVRHFILDECDKMLESLDMRRDVQEIFKMTPHDKQVMMFSATLSKEIRPICKKFMQDPMEIYVDDEAKLTLHGLVQHYIKLTESEKNRKLNDLLDALDFNQVVIFVKSVSRAAELNKLLCECNFPSICIHSGMTQEERLTRYKNFKEGHKRILVATDLVGRGIDIERVNIVINYDMPDSADTYLHRVGRAGRFGTKGLAITFVSSASDSDVLNQVQERFEVDIKELPEQIDTSTYSKWRIP; encoded by the exons ATGGCCGAGTCCAGGACGGGGGAGAACGACGTGTACGAGGATGAGCTGCTCGActacgaggaggacgacgacaaggTGGTCCTCGAAGCCTCCGCTGCCAAGCCCGCCGCCGACGCCAAGAAGGGCTACGTCGGCATCCACAGCTCCGGATTCCGCGACTTCCTCCTCAAGCCCGAGCTGCTACGGGCCATCCAGGACTGCGGATTCGAGCACCCTTCCGAAG TGCAACATGAGTGCATCCCTCAAGCAATCCTCGGAATGGATGTCATCTGCCAAGCAAAATCCGGGATGGGCAAGACTGCTGTCTTTGTCCTGTCTTCTCTCCAGCAGATCGATCCTACTGCTGGTCAGGTGGCAGCACTTGTATTGTGCCACACCAGAGAGCTGGCTTACCAG ATTTGCAGCGAGTTCGAGAGGTTCAGCAGATTTCTGCCTGAATTAAAGGTTGCTGTATTCTATGGAGGTGTTCACATCAAGAAACACAAGGATTTGCTCAAGAATGACTGCCCCCATATTGTGGTGGGCACACCCGGAAGGATTCTAGCTCTAGCTAGAGACAAGGACCTTTCTTTGAAGAATGTCAGGCATTTCATTCTTGACGAGTGTGACAAGATGCTTGAGTCACTGG ACATGAGGAGGGATGTCCAGGAGATCTTCAAGATGACACCTCATGATAAGCAGGTCATGATGTTTTCGGCAACTCTCAGCAAGGAGATCCGTCCGATTTGCAAGAAATTTATGCAAGAT CCGATGGAAATTTATGTTGACGATGAGGCGAAGCTGACCCTTCACGGTCTAGTTCAG CACTATATAAAATTGACTGAGTCGGAGAAGAACAGAAAATTGAACGATCTCTTGGATGCCCTTGATTTCAACCAAGTTGTGATATTTGTGAAGAGTGTTAGCCGGGCTGCAGAGCTGAACAAGTTGCTGTGTGAATGCAACTTCCCTTCAATCTGCATCCATTCTGGCATGACCCAGGAAGAGAG GCTGACCCGATACAAGAACTTCAAGGAAGGGCACAAGAGGATTCTTGTGGCGACGGATCTGGTTGGCAGAGGAATCGACATTGAGCGTGTGAACATTGTGATAAACTAtgacatgcctgattcagctgatACCTACTTGCACAGG GTTGGAAGAGCTGGGCGTTTTGGCACCAAGGGGCTTGCCATAACTTTTGTTTCGTCGGCCTCGGACTCGGACGTTCTTAACCAA GTGCAAGAACGGTTTGAGGTGGACATCAAGGAGCTGCCTGAGCAGATTGACACTTCAACATACAGTAAGTGGCGCATACCCTAG
- the LOC123452774 gene encoding DEAD-box ATP-dependent RNA helicase 56-like isoform X3 produces MAESRTGENDVYEDELLDYEEDDDKVVLEASAAKPAADAKKGYVGIHSSGFRDFLLKPELLRAIQDCGFEHPSEVQHECIPQAILGMDVICQAKSGMGKTAVFVLSSLQQIDPTAGQVAALVLCHTRELAYQICSEFERFSRFLPELKVAVFYGGVHIKKHKDLLKNDCPHIVVGTPGRILALARDKDLSLKNVRHFILDECDKMLESLDMRRDVQEIFKMTPHDKQVMMFSATLSKEIRPICKKFMQDPMEIYVDDEAKLTLHGLVQHYIKLTESEKNRKLNDLLDALDFNQVVIFVKSVSRAAELNKLLCECNFPSICIHSGMTQEERLTRYKNFKEGHKRILVATDLVGRGIDIERVNIVINYDMPDSADTYLHRVGRAGRFGTKGLAITFVSSASDSDVLNQVQERFEVDIKELPEQIDTSTYMPS; encoded by the exons ATGGCCGAGTCCAGGACGGGGGAGAACGACGTGTACGAGGATGAGCTGCTCGActacgaggaggacgacgacaaggTGGTCCTCGAAGCCTCCGCTGCCAAGCCCGCCGCCGACGCCAAGAAGGGCTACGTCGGCATCCACAGCTCCGGATTCCGCGACTTCCTCCTCAAGCCCGAGCTGCTACGGGCCATCCAGGACTGCGGATTCGAGCACCCTTCCGAAG TGCAACATGAGTGCATCCCTCAAGCAATCCTCGGAATGGATGTCATCTGCCAAGCAAAATCCGGGATGGGCAAGACTGCTGTCTTTGTCCTGTCTTCTCTCCAGCAGATCGATCCTACTGCTGGTCAGGTGGCAGCACTTGTATTGTGCCACACCAGAGAGCTGGCTTACCAG ATTTGCAGCGAGTTCGAGAGGTTCAGCAGATTTCTGCCTGAATTAAAGGTTGCTGTATTCTATGGAGGTGTTCACATCAAGAAACACAAGGATTTGCTCAAGAATGACTGCCCCCATATTGTGGTGGGCACACCCGGAAGGATTCTAGCTCTAGCTAGAGACAAGGACCTTTCTTTGAAGAATGTCAGGCATTTCATTCTTGACGAGTGTGACAAGATGCTTGAGTCACTGG ACATGAGGAGGGATGTCCAGGAGATCTTCAAGATGACACCTCATGATAAGCAGGTCATGATGTTTTCGGCAACTCTCAGCAAGGAGATCCGTCCGATTTGCAAGAAATTTATGCAAGAT CCGATGGAAATTTATGTTGACGATGAGGCGAAGCTGACCCTTCACGGTCTAGTTCAG CACTATATAAAATTGACTGAGTCGGAGAAGAACAGAAAATTGAACGATCTCTTGGATGCCCTTGATTTCAACCAAGTTGTGATATTTGTGAAGAGTGTTAGCCGGGCTGCAGAGCTGAACAAGTTGCTGTGTGAATGCAACTTCCCTTCAATCTGCATCCATTCTGGCATGACCCAGGAAGAGAG GCTGACCCGATACAAGAACTTCAAGGAAGGGCACAAGAGGATTCTTGTGGCGACGGATCTGGTTGGCAGAGGAATCGACATTGAGCGTGTGAACATTGTGATAAACTAtgacatgcctgattcagctgatACCTACTTGCACAGG GTTGGAAGAGCTGGGCGTTTTGGCACCAAGGGGCTTGCCATAACTTTTGTTTCGTCGGCCTCGGACTCGGACGTTCTTAACCAA GTGCAAGAACGGTTTGAGGTGGACATCAAGGAGCTGCCTGAGCAGATTGACACTTCAACATACA TGCCGTCGTAG
- the LOC123452774 gene encoding DEAD-box ATP-dependent RNA helicase 15-like isoform X1, with translation MSCSTTRRTTTRWSSKPPLPSPPPTPRRATSASTAPDSATSSSSPSCYGPSRTADSSTLPKVYFLPVGGKYGKTFHLPGTNFLLTGVLLRFISSTSVQHECIPQAILGMDVICQAKSGMGKTAVFVLSSLQQIDPTAGQVAALVLCHTRELAYQICSEFERFSRFLPELKVAVFYGGVHIKKHKDLLKNDCPHIVVGTPGRILALARDKDLSLKNVRHFILDECDKMLESLDMRRDVQEIFKMTPHDKQVMMFSATLSKEIRPICKKFMQDPMEIYVDDEAKLTLHGLVQHYIKLTESEKNRKLNDLLDALDFNQVVIFVKSVSRAAELNKLLCECNFPSICIHSGMTQEERLTRYKNFKEGHKRILVATDLVGRGIDIERVNIVINYDMPDSADTYLHRVGRAGRFGTKGLAITFVSSASDSDVLNQVQERFEVDIKELPEQIDTSTYMPS, from the exons ATGAGCTGCTCGActacgaggaggacgacgacaaggTGGTCCTCGAAGCCTCCGCTGCCAAGCCCGCCGCCGACGCCAAGAAGGGCTACGTCGGCATCCACAGCTCCGGATTCCGCGACTTCCTCCTCAAGCCCGAGCTGCTACGGGCCATCCAGGACTGCGGATTCGAGCACCCTTCCGAAG gtATACTTTCTTCCCGTTGGAGGGAAATATGGTAAAACTTTCCATTTACCAGGGACCAACTTTTTACTCACTGGGGTGCTGCTCCGATTTATTTCGTCCACATCAGTGCAACATGAGTGCATCCCTCAAGCAATCCTCGGAATGGATGTCATCTGCCAAGCAAAATCCGGGATGGGCAAGACTGCTGTCTTTGTCCTGTCTTCTCTCCAGCAGATCGATCCTACTGCTGGTCAGGTGGCAGCACTTGTATTGTGCCACACCAGAGAGCTGGCTTACCAG ATTTGCAGCGAGTTCGAGAGGTTCAGCAGATTTCTGCCTGAATTAAAGGTTGCTGTATTCTATGGAGGTGTTCACATCAAGAAACACAAGGATTTGCTCAAGAATGACTGCCCCCATATTGTGGTGGGCACACCCGGAAGGATTCTAGCTCTAGCTAGAGACAAGGACCTTTCTTTGAAGAATGTCAGGCATTTCATTCTTGACGAGTGTGACAAGATGCTTGAGTCACTGG ACATGAGGAGGGATGTCCAGGAGATCTTCAAGATGACACCTCATGATAAGCAGGTCATGATGTTTTCGGCAACTCTCAGCAAGGAGATCCGTCCGATTTGCAAGAAATTTATGCAAGAT CCGATGGAAATTTATGTTGACGATGAGGCGAAGCTGACCCTTCACGGTCTAGTTCAG CACTATATAAAATTGACTGAGTCGGAGAAGAACAGAAAATTGAACGATCTCTTGGATGCCCTTGATTTCAACCAAGTTGTGATATTTGTGAAGAGTGTTAGCCGGGCTGCAGAGCTGAACAAGTTGCTGTGTGAATGCAACTTCCCTTCAATCTGCATCCATTCTGGCATGACCCAGGAAGAGAG GCTGACCCGATACAAGAACTTCAAGGAAGGGCACAAGAGGATTCTTGTGGCGACGGATCTGGTTGGCAGAGGAATCGACATTGAGCGTGTGAACATTGTGATAAACTAtgacatgcctgattcagctgatACCTACTTGCACAGG GTTGGAAGAGCTGGGCGTTTTGGCACCAAGGGGCTTGCCATAACTTTTGTTTCGTCGGCCTCGGACTCGGACGTTCTTAACCAA GTGCAAGAACGGTTTGAGGTGGACATCAAGGAGCTGCCTGAGCAGATTGACACTTCAACATACA TGCCGTCGTAG
- the LOC123452795 gene encoding alpha carbonic anhydrase 2-like, which produces MTVSTWAAVVLLSSLTVALSHEEGGGPSFGYTPGTPDGPENWGKLSPAYKACNEGKAQSPIDIVTASAIPNPNLDTLSRVYVPCNATLHNNGKDIVMTFERDGEPVMPGSINITTADGTVKVFRFKMVHWHVPAEHSINGKRFPLELHLVHADDHGDKAVVGILYKIGKPDPFYDQLTEKLRELKETPTVAAGMVELKSLQKRTGSYFRYMGSLTTPPCTENVVWNILGKGREMSQEQFELITAPLPHQDNRPPQPLNGRIVAFYNPPNSTISHYTYM; this is translated from the exons ATGACGGTGTCGACCTGGGCTGCCGTCGTCCTCCTCTCATCTCTCACCGTCGCTCTCTCGC ATGAAGAAGGAGGTGGGCCCAGCTTCGGGTACACGCCGGGGACCCCCGACGGGCCGGAGAACTGGGGCAAGCTGAGCCCGGCGTACAAGGCGTGCAACGAGGGCAAGGCGCAGTCCCCCATCGACATCGTCACCGCCAGTGCCATCCCCAACCCTAACCTCGACACCCTCTCCCGCGTCTATGTCCCCTGCAATGCCACCCTCCACAACAACGGCAAGGACATCGTCATGACCTTCGAGCGCGACGGCGAGCCCGTCATGCCGGGCTCCATCAACATCACCACCGCCGACGGCACGGTCAAGGTGTTCAGGTTCAAGATGGTCCACTGGCACGTGCCGGCGGAGCACAGCATCAACGGCAAGCGCTTCCCGCTAGAGCTCCACCTGGTGCACGCCGACGACCACGGCGACAAGGCCGTCGTCGGCATCCTCTACAAGATCGGCAAGCCGGACCCTTTCTACGACCAGCTGACGGAGAAGCTGCGGGAGCTCAAGGAGACGCCCACGGTGGCGGCCGGCATGGTGGAGCTCAAGTCGCTGCAGAAGCGAACGGGGAGCTACTTCCGGTACATGGGGTCGCTGACGACGCCGCCGTGCACAGAGAACGTGGTGTGGAACATCCTAGGCAAGGGCAGGGAGATGAGCCAGGAGCAGTTCGAGCTCATCACGGCGCCGCTGCCTCACCAAGACAATCGCCCGCCGCAGCCGCTCAATGGCCGCATCGTCGCCTTCTACAACCCGCCAAACAGCACCATCTCCCACTACACTTACATGTAG
- the LOC123452764 gene encoding notchless protein homolog translates to MDAAAGNGSSGSVMCQLVSAEGEHLGAALYLPHNVGPPQLQEIVNHLLRNEDKLPYAFYVGDEELSLQLGAFMQRNNANAEVTLRIVYQPQAVFRISPVNRCSATIAGHTEAVLTVSFSPDGTCLASGSGDTTVRFWDLNTQTPLYTCKGHKNWVLCIAWSPDGKHLVSGSKSGELILWDPKTGNQLGTPLTGHRKWITAVSWEPVHLQSPSRRFVSASKDGDARIWDITTKKCVISLTGHTNAVTCVKWGGDGLIYTGSEDCLIKVWETTQGKLVKTLQGHGHWVNSLALSTEYVLRTGAYDHTRKTYSSPEEMKEAALARYEKMRGNAPERLVSGSDDFTMFLWEPTISKQPKARMTGHQKVVNHVYFSPDGQWLASASFDKSVKLWNGITGKFVTAFRGHVADVYQISWSADSRLLLSGSKDSTLKVWDIRARKLKQDLPGHADEVYAVDWSPDGEKVVSGGKDRALKLWMN, encoded by the exons ATGGACGCCGCCGCCGGCAACGGAAGCAGCGGCAGCGTGATGTGCCAGCTGGTGAGCGCGGAGGGGGAGCACCTGGGCGCGGCGCTCTACCTGCCGCACAACGTCGGACCGCCGCAGCTCCAGGAGATCGTCAACCACCTCCTACGCAAC GAGGACAAGCTGCCCTACGCCTTCTACGTCGGCGACGAGGAGCTCTCCCTCCAGCTCGGCGCCTTCATGCAACGCAACAACG CCAACGCCGAGGTCACCCTGCGCATCGTCTACCAGCCGCAGGCAGTCTTCCGGATCAGTCCCGTCAACCGCTGCTCCGCCACAATCGCCG GCCACACGGAGGCTGTACTCACCGTTTCTTTCAGCCCCGACGGAACATGTCTCGCCAGTGGTTCAGGTGACACCACCGTTCGCTTCTGGGACCTCAACACTCAGACCCCATTGTACACATGCAAAG GACACAAAAATTGGGTTCTCTGCATTGCATGGTCACCTGATGGGAAACATCTTGTTAGCGGAAGCAAGTCAGGAGAGCTTATATTATGGGACCCCAAAACAGGCAATCAATTGGGCACTCCTCTTACG GGGCATAGAAAGTGGATTACCGCTGTATCTTGGGAGCCAGTTCATTTGCAATCTCCTTCCCGCCGTTTTGTAAGCGCAAGTAAAGATGGCGATGCACGAATTTGGGACATTACCACAAAGAAGTGTGTTATTTCCCTTACAGGTCACACCAATGCTGTGACCTGTGTCAAGTGGGGTGGAGACGGTTTGATATATACAGG TTCTGAAGATTGTTTAATCAAAGTATGGGAAACTACTCAGGGCAAGTTGGTCAAAACACTGCAG GGTCATGGGCACTGGGTAAATTCGCTTGCCTTGAGCACAGAATATGTTCTCCGCACTGGGGCATATGACCATACCCGCAAGACATATTCTAGTCCAGAGGAAATGAAAGAG GCAGCTCTTGCAAGATACGAGAAGATGAGGGGCAATGCTCCTGAGAGGCTGGTCTCTGGTTCAGATGATTTTACCATGTTTCTTTGGGAACCAACAATTAGCAAACAACCGAAAGCTCGCATGACTGGTCATCAGAAG GTGGTGAACCATGTGTACTTCTCCCCTGACGGGCAGTGGCTGGCGAGTGCCTCGTTTGACAAATCGGTCAAGCTGTGGAACGGCATCACGGGCAAATTCGTCACAGCTTTCCGAGGGCATGTCGCTGATGTGTACCAGATCAG CTGGTCCGCTGACAGTCGGCTTCTACTGAGTGGAAGCAAGGACTCGACCCTAAAG GTGTGGGACATCCGGGCGCGCAAGCTGAAGCAGGACCTGCCAGGGCATGCGGACGAGGTGTATGCCGTGGATTGGAGCCCCGATGGCGAGAAGGTTGTGTCTGGTGGCAAAGACAGGGCCCTCAAGTTGTGGATGAATTAA
- the LOC123452804 gene encoding sm-like protein LSM8: MATLESLVDQVISVITNDGRNIVGTLRGFDQATNIILDESHERVYSTKEGVQQLVLGLYIIRGDNIGVVGEVDEELDAALDMSKLRAQPLKPVIH; this comes from the exons ATGGCGACGCTCGAGTCCCTCGTCGACC AGGTGATCTCCGTCATCACCAACGACGGCCGCAACATCGTG GGGACTCTGCGGGGGTTCGACCAGGCCACCAACATCATCCTCGACGAGTCCCACGAGAGGGTCTACTCCACCAAG GAGGGAGTACAACAGCTTGTCCTCGGACTGTACATCATCAGGGGCGACAACAT AGGCGTGGTGGGTGAGGTGGACGAGGAGCTTGACGCGGCGCTGGACATGTCGAAGCTCAGAGCGCAGCCCCTCAAGCCGGTCATCCACTGA